The following coding sequences lie in one Corynebacterium humireducens NBRC 106098 = DSM 45392 genomic window:
- the ppgK gene encoding polyphosphate--glucose phosphotransferase, producing MTNIGFGIDIGGSGIKGARVDLDNGDFVGDRIKIATPRPATPEAVAKTVAEIVRLAEWDGPVGLTMPSVIKAQIARTAANIDESWIGTDVHELFARHLGDREITVLNDADAAGIAEVAFGDPRARQGSALFLTFGTGIGSALLIDGHLFPNTELGHLMIGDFEAEERASSAAKDRDELSFRKWAKRVNRVLAEYERLLNPGAFIVGGGISREHEKWVPLLEVEAPVFPAQLRNRAGIVGAAMAVAAHVTP from the coding sequence ATGACCAACATCGGCTTCGGCATTGACATCGGCGGCTCCGGGATCAAGGGGGCCCGCGTCGACCTGGACAACGGTGACTTCGTCGGCGACCGCATCAAGATCGCGACGCCGCGGCCCGCGACCCCGGAGGCGGTGGCGAAGACCGTCGCCGAGATCGTGCGCCTCGCGGAGTGGGACGGCCCGGTGGGCCTGACGATGCCCAGCGTCATCAAGGCGCAGATCGCCCGCACCGCGGCGAACATCGACGAGTCGTGGATCGGCACCGACGTCCACGAGCTCTTCGCCCGCCACCTCGGCGACCGGGAGATCACCGTGCTCAATGACGCCGACGCCGCCGGCATCGCCGAGGTCGCCTTCGGCGATCCGCGGGCCCGCCAGGGTTCCGCGCTGTTCCTCACCTTCGGCACGGGCATCGGCTCGGCGCTGCTCATCGACGGCCACCTGTTCCCCAACACCGAGCTCGGCCACCTCATGATCGGTGACTTCGAGGCGGAGGAGCGGGCCTCCTCGGCGGCGAAGGACCGGGACGAGCTGAGCTTCCGCAAGTGGGCCAAGCGCGTCAACCGGGTCCTCGCCGAGTACGAACGCCTGCTCAACCCGGGTGCGTTCATCGTCGGGGGCGGCATCTCCCGCGAGCACGAGAAGTGGGTTCCGCTGCTGGAGGTGGAGGCCCCGGTCTTCCCGGCGCAGCTGC